The Anastrepha obliqua isolate idAnaObli1 chromosome 5, idAnaObli1_1.0, whole genome shotgun sequence DNA window ATTGCTCACCCAGAGCAGGTCTATCTACTATTTGATGAGTAATTGTCTCGTCAATTTCATCAAATGTAGCACCAGCAAATACGGTGCGATCCCACGAAACTTTTCCACCAAACGATCGTATTAAAATTACCAAGGGTTCCCGGGGTACTTCTCTATTAATAAAGAACTTTAAGCCCTTAAAAAGTGTTCGCAATCGCTTTAGTTCTTGTGCCTCTTTCCTGAGCTTCATTAAGCGGTTTGAATTTTGTCCCTGTTCAAGCAAATCTAAATCCATCTCTTCAGTTTCTTCATCTGCCTCATGTTCTGTGGAAACCAAGTCTGAGTTTAATACAGCAATTCGGTCTGACCAATATGTTAACTCATCTTTGAAGTTATCTTCGGAATCAGCAATTACATCTCCATGAAACCTTGGTGGGTATGCATAACCAGCACTATGGTATAAACGATAGTTTACAAACCCAAGCATTATCGTATAAAACTCAACAAATATGGACATCACTTTGAAGTCAACCTCTGCTTTGGAATGTGGCTTAAATGGGTAATGATGTGGCATTATCCAGGTCACTTTTTGGCCTTTTATATCAGCTTGGAAATAAAAGCCTTTAATTGAGATGAAAACCTTCCGAAGTGATCTCGTGTTTATAATATAATGCAAAAATTCCATGGTGAGACGGCGGCATAGCAGTGACTGTTCACGAGGTATCAAACGCAATGATGGAAATGTACTGAAGAGAAAAAGTAGAGTCAAACAATCGTCAAGATCTTTTATCGCATCGATAAAAGTAGGATAACGTTCCTTGACGATATGGTCTATTCTCAATTCAGGAAATAATGCAAGTCGTCGCTTCAAATTACGAAAATCTTTTACAGCACGATCCCGCCCAGTTTTCTTTCCGAATATCTAAAAAGACAGGATATAAAATTACCAAACTTGTTCGAATAAGCAAAACTCACTTTATAGTCCCGAAGTGTCCAAACGATTGGTTCATGTAACAAAAAGCGTATGTCCTTCGCAT harbors:
- the LOC129248207 gene encoding pescadillo homolog is translated as MRRLKKYNSGEAVQYITRRAALRKLQLSLNDFRRLCIIKGVYPREPKHRRRAQKGSSDIKILYHAKDIRFLLHEPIVWTLRDYKIFGKKTGRDRAVKDFRNLKRRLALFPELRIDHIVKERYPTFIDAIKDLDDCLTLLFLFSTFPSLRLIPREQSLLCRRLTMEFLHYIINTRSLRKVFISIKGFYFQADIKGQKVTWIMPHHYPFKPHSKAEVDFKVMSIFVEFYTIMLGFVNYRLYHSAGYAYPPRFHGDVIADSEDNFKDELTYWSDRIAVLNSDLVSTEHEADEETEEMDLDLLEQGQNSNRLMKLRKEAQELKRLRTLFKGLKFFINREVPREPLVILIRSFGGKVSWDRTVFAGATFDEIDETITHQIVDRPALGEQYISRDYIQPQWVFDCVNQRCLLPTNRYFVGVTLPPHLSPFVDINRESYVPPEEESLQNESTSNLQKKKETVSTEKETMNFFPLNDEQLQVAYMEEKADIEQYDQKDDRNNISEDEKETHKSQNAMSMSVQAGKVHKENKRVIHKNNVDEHRLQARMVKSRHRNLFRKLIREKQVKEKEKWLLRKKRRAIEAREGDNSK